A genome region from Hymenobacter tibetensis includes the following:
- a CDS encoding trypsin-like peptidase domain-containing protein yields MMTEADYYALFDAYRQGELETPARLNLERRLAADPALAQRFSEFEDVTSTLHSYSQRLSTRRKLRAIQAEIDAEQAVQLHTEEEVLATGHPTMPTLHISRTELKLREFWQSHRATMMVAASVAVMAVFTTLLGIEWWRASQKPSLYGYTVLRREVERIKRTQRAMNRAIQGQGDAPETAKDGKFSGTGFALTADGYLVTSYHVIQGADSLLIEGRDRQRFRAEPVFTDVAHDLAILRIKDTDFQGFGRLPYSFKRGTADLGEKVYTIGYPREDLVFNDGSLSARSGFEGDSAFYQISIPVNPGNSGGPLLDERGNLIGVISGRQMDVQSAAFATKSSYLMKLVDSLSAAGTGHPYALPRGNQLAGNSRPNQIRKLQDYVFVVKVYE; encoded by the coding sequence ATGATGACTGAAGCAGACTATTACGCTTTATTTGATGCCTACCGACAGGGGGAGCTGGAAACGCCAGCCCGTCTGAATCTGGAGCGCCGCTTAGCTGCCGATCCGGCACTGGCGCAGCGTTTTTCTGAATTTGAGGACGTAACCTCTACGCTGCACAGCTACAGCCAGCGCCTGAGCACGCGCCGCAAGCTGCGGGCCATTCAGGCCGAGATTGATGCCGAACAGGCCGTGCAGCTGCATACCGAAGAGGAAGTGCTGGCTACCGGCCACCCAACCATGCCAACGCTGCACATTTCGCGCACCGAACTGAAGCTGCGGGAATTCTGGCAGAGCCACCGTGCTACCATGATGGTAGCCGCTTCGGTAGCCGTTATGGCCGTCTTCACCACGCTGCTTGGTATCGAGTGGTGGCGCGCTTCGCAGAAGCCGTCCTTATACGGCTACACTGTGCTGCGCCGGGAAGTGGAGCGCATCAAGCGCACGCAACGAGCCATGAACCGGGCCATCCAAGGCCAGGGCGATGCGCCTGAAACGGCCAAAGATGGCAAGTTCAGCGGCACCGGGTTTGCTCTCACGGCCGATGGTTACCTCGTCACCAGCTACCATGTGATTCAGGGGGCTGATTCTCTGCTAATCGAAGGCCGCGACCGGCAGCGCTTCCGCGCCGAACCCGTATTCACCGACGTAGCCCACGACCTTGCCATTCTGCGCATCAAGGACACCGACTTCCAGGGTTTTGGCCGCTTGCCGTACTCGTTTAAGCGTGGCACCGCCGACTTGGGCGAGAAAGTATACACGATAGGCTATCCCCGCGAAGACCTTGTTTTCAATGATGGCTCGCTAAGTGCCCGCTCGGGCTTCGAGGGTGACTCTGCCTTCTATCAGATCAGCATTCCCGTGAACCCCGGCAACTCAGGCGGTCCGCTTCTCGATGAGCGAGGCAACTTGATTGGGGTTATCAGCGGCCGGCAGATGGACGTGCAAAGCGCGGCCTTTGCTACCAAATCGTCGTACCTGATGAAGCTCGTCGATTCGTTGTCGGCGGCGGGGACTGGGCATCCGTACGCCCTGCCGCGTGGCAACCAACTGGCCGGTAATTCGCGCCCCAACCAAATTCGCAAGCTGCAAGATTACGTGTTTGTGGTGAAGGTGTATGAGTGA
- a CDS encoding RNA polymerase sigma factor, protein MAKATASYSYTDDEFVAAIRCGDDRALAQLYRLHLPMISHYVLQNSGTEDEAKDVYQEGIMVFYEKVRDGSLELSCQIKTYLYAVCRRLWLKRLTEKTRFGGHLDDHEPYLETGAEADLVEAEERDRRFATMSEALNLIGEPCRSLLEGFYLLDKSMQQLTTEFGYTNADNAKNQKYKCLVRLKKLFFTHHQESET, encoded by the coding sequence ATGGCGAAGGCCACTGCTTCTTATTCTTACACCGATGACGAGTTTGTGGCGGCTATCCGCTGCGGCGACGACCGGGCCCTGGCGCAACTCTACCGGCTGCACCTCCCCATGATTTCGCACTACGTGCTGCAAAATAGCGGCACCGAAGACGAAGCCAAGGATGTGTATCAGGAAGGGATAATGGTGTTCTACGAAAAAGTACGCGACGGCTCCCTAGAGCTTAGCTGCCAAATCAAGACCTACCTCTACGCCGTGTGCCGTCGGCTGTGGCTGAAACGGCTCACCGAGAAAACCCGCTTTGGCGGCCACCTCGATGACCACGAACCTTACCTCGAAACCGGTGCTGAAGCGGACTTGGTGGAGGCTGAAGAGCGGGACCGGCGTTTTGCCACTATGAGCGAAGCCTTAAACCTGATTGGCGAGCCGTGCCGTTCTCTTTTGGAAGGCTTCTACCTGCTCGACAAGTCGATGCAGCAGCTCACGACGGAGTTCGGCTACACCAACGCCGACAACGCCAAGAACCAGAAGTACAAGTGCTTGGTGCGGTTGAAAAAGCTATTTTTCACCCATCACCAAGAGTCGGAAACTTAG
- a CDS encoding DUF4175 domain-containing protein, whose amino-acid sequence MSVVATSSAPGRQLLHNLGQRDANRRTLALLLPLVAAAVAIAAWARHWPAASLLFGGLLAALLLGGVYGVYRLRQLRLVALAQRLDRLYPALEDSTGLLLRDEGSQAPLNLLEQLQQQRIQTRLETLQADTPQLLHFSWRPALFGTGALLLLAAASLLYRPTAPVAAAALPVHFPAADAPTRPGQPVAPKLLDTRLRVLPPAYTRRLAFTPGSLSFSCPAGSRVRWTARVNRPAGAAPMLELGSKRYSFRAVAGQPTEFVVELPVTVSTLYRLRFAGQTSDDYALDVVPDQAPTLKIETPKPYTLIEFGQSSSVPVRVALRDDYGLSEAQLVATVAQGQGEAVKFKEVITTLTSQLRGQPRQATLSTTLRLPALGLTYGDEVYFYVRARDNARHLTRSDTYLVQWEDTTVQDGLTDMSMSVNVVPAYFRSQRQIIIDTEKLMAERASLPAATFAERANNLGFDQKMLRLRYGKFLGEESESGSGAAAPRPPADADSSHQEHAGEAAHSADDGHDHSAAATPPGGEAASNNAELMEPYMHRHDDEETADFLEPAVKAKLRGVLNQMWEAELRLRLAKPAEARPYEYRALRLLKQVQQQTRAYVRKSGFEPPVLPEATARLSGDLAGAATPRLQQQTTKPATQPEIREALRLLAALRAGQPARPADAVALERAGQAVAQAALQKPGAYLAAVRALRQLATDARTGHTACTSCFAPAEMALTALLPAPPAAPVRTSSGSQLSQRYFQNLTSR is encoded by the coding sequence ATGAGTGTTGTTGCTACATCTTCTGCTCCGGGCCGCCAGCTACTACACAACCTAGGCCAGCGCGATGCCAACCGCCGTACGCTGGCCTTACTGCTGCCTCTGGTGGCTGCGGCCGTGGCTATTGCAGCCTGGGCTCGGCATTGGCCCGCAGCCTCGCTTCTGTTTGGAGGGCTGCTGGCCGCCCTACTACTGGGTGGAGTCTACGGGGTGTACCGGCTGCGCCAACTCCGGCTAGTGGCCCTAGCACAGCGCCTCGACCGACTGTATCCTGCGCTAGAAGACAGCACCGGCCTGTTGTTGCGGGACGAAGGCAGCCAGGCGCCGCTGAATTTGCTGGAACAGTTGCAGCAGCAACGCATTCAAACTCGTCTTGAAACCTTACAAGCCGACACCCCACAATTGCTGCATTTTTCGTGGCGGCCCGCGCTGTTTGGAACGGGCGCTTTGCTGTTGCTGGCAGCGGCATCCTTGCTATATCGGCCCACTGCACCCGTAGCAGCGGCGGCCTTACCCGTGCATTTTCCCGCTGCTGATGCCCCTACTAGGCCCGGCCAGCCGGTGGCCCCGAAGTTGCTGGATACCCGCTTGCGGGTTTTACCGCCTGCCTACACCCGCCGACTGGCTTTCACCCCGGGTAGCCTTTCTTTTAGCTGTCCGGCTGGGTCGCGGGTGCGCTGGACGGCGCGCGTCAACCGGCCCGCGGGTGCCGCGCCCATGTTGGAATTGGGGTCGAAGCGCTACTCTTTTCGGGCAGTGGCGGGGCAGCCTACGGAATTTGTGGTGGAGCTACCCGTAACCGTTTCAACGCTTTACCGCCTGCGCTTCGCGGGGCAAACCTCGGATGACTATGCCCTGGATGTGGTGCCCGACCAGGCTCCCACCCTGAAAATCGAAACGCCCAAGCCGTACACCCTTATCGAGTTCGGGCAGTCGTCATCGGTGCCGGTGCGGGTAGCCTTGCGCGATGATTACGGCCTCAGCGAAGCCCAATTGGTTGCCACGGTAGCTCAAGGCCAGGGCGAGGCAGTGAAGTTCAAGGAAGTAATTACCACCCTAACCAGCCAGCTCCGCGGCCAGCCCCGCCAAGCCACGTTAAGCACCACCCTTCGCTTGCCAGCCCTGGGCCTCACCTACGGCGACGAAGTGTACTTCTACGTGCGGGCCCGCGACAACGCCCGCCACCTCACCCGGTCCGACACGTATCTGGTGCAATGGGAAGACACCACGGTGCAAGACGGCCTCACGGATATGTCGATGAGCGTAAACGTGGTGCCGGCTTATTTCCGCAGCCAACGCCAGATTATTATCGACACCGAGAAGCTAATGGCCGAACGCGCCAGCTTGCCGGCCGCCACCTTCGCGGAGCGAGCCAACAACTTAGGCTTCGACCAAAAGATGCTGCGGCTGCGCTACGGCAAGTTTTTGGGCGAAGAATCGGAAAGCGGATCCGGGGCCGCAGCCCCGCGCCCGCCGGCCGATGCCGACTCAAGCCACCAGGAACACGCCGGGGAAGCCGCGCACTCCGCTGACGACGGCCACGACCATTCGGCGGCGGCAACCCCACCCGGCGGCGAAGCTGCCAGCAACAACGCCGAGCTGATGGAGCCCTACATGCACCGCCACGACGACGAAGAAACTGCCGACTTTCTGGAACCTGCCGTGAAAGCCAAGCTTCGAGGAGTCCTCAACCAAATGTGGGAAGCCGAACTACGCCTGCGCTTGGCAAAGCCCGCCGAAGCCCGCCCCTACGAGTACCGCGCCCTACGCCTGCTCAAGCAAGTGCAGCAACAGACCCGGGCGTATGTCCGCAAATCGGGATTTGAGCCGCCCGTATTGCCCGAAGCCACGGCCCGCCTTTCCGGCGACCTAGCTGGTGCTGCCACACCGCGCTTGCAGCAGCAAACCACCAAGCCTGCCACCCAACCCGAAATCCGGGAAGCGCTGCGGCTGCTTGCCGCCCTGCGAGCGGGCCAACCAGCGCGCCCCGCCGATGCGGTGGCCTTGGAGCGGGCTGGCCAAGCTGTAGCGCAAGCGGCACTTCAAAAGCCCGGCGCCTATCTAGCGGCTGTGCGGGCCTTGCGCCAGTTGGCTACCGATGCACGCACGGGCCACACGGCATGCACTTCCTGTTTCGCACCGGCCGAAATGGCCCTTACGGCGTTGCTTCCCGCACCGCCAGCTGCTCCGGTCCGCACCAGCAGCGGCAGCCAACTTAGCCAGCGCTACTTTCAAAATCTGACTTCCCGTTAG
- a CDS encoding BatA domain-containing protein has product MASVASSGLEPYAVDAAQPSASHRPQATVHPWACPNSPNPLPALSSFISYSLQDVAAGLLALLGLLVPLAIHLWNRRPGRTVQVGSVRWLAAAANRRLRNLRLEQVWLLLLRAAVLALLALAVAQPLRRQSLLQEPVRGQVLLAPEVLRPDVLSALRPSLDSLRRRGYALRLFAPGFRVVSSQAWASPDSLARLAIAPSQPAQTGKAAQTPVSPLPDDYWARAQQATDSFPDQPIRVVSGAARRHFTGPRPTLPTQLTWQTVPLPDSVVWLAAAAVSKPGTLRLLVGRSGEDATTFRTVQQALPSSTAPLNVAGLPELHYQPAQANQPATVQQPGRTGVPVLANPLRVVLYADASHTESARYVRAALQAAAIGLAQRLEITAGSPNATAAGTTPDWLFWLSSSPAPAGWQAQVQQGAKLWQEAAGAGSKVETELNLTGLATAPPIAISRMDTTATTATKGPKLVVWQDGTGRALLTRQPSGTGSFYHLATRLQPTWSGLPDSPALPELFLQLLRPASAQPDASAPTDDLRQLDARQLATSVDLPVASTAQASKPLVSPSSAIRQATSTTDLRPWAVLAALLLFGVERWLASRRTSVTSTSSL; this is encoded by the coding sequence ATGGCAAGCGTTGCGTCGTCGGGCCTGGAGCCATACGCCGTGGATGCAGCACAGCCGTCAGCTTCGCACCGGCCCCAAGCAACAGTACATCCGTGGGCGTGCCCAAACTCACCTAATCCATTACCTGCTTTGTCTTCGTTCATCTCCTATAGCCTCCAAGATGTTGCGGCCGGACTGCTGGCCTTGTTGGGACTACTGGTGCCGCTGGCCATTCACTTATGGAACCGTCGGCCAGGACGGACTGTGCAGGTAGGTAGTGTACGCTGGCTGGCGGCCGCGGCCAATCGGCGGCTCCGCAACCTGCGCCTCGAGCAAGTATGGCTGCTGCTGTTGCGTGCCGCGGTACTGGCACTGCTGGCGCTGGCCGTAGCCCAACCCCTCCGCCGACAGTCGCTGTTGCAAGAGCCGGTGCGTGGTCAGGTGCTGCTGGCGCCGGAGGTGCTACGCCCCGATGTACTATCCGCCCTGCGCCCCAGCCTGGACTCGTTGCGCCGTAGGGGGTATGCGCTGCGCCTGTTCGCGCCGGGCTTCCGAGTGGTGTCTTCCCAAGCCTGGGCCAGCCCCGATTCGTTGGCCAGATTAGCCATTGCGCCCAGCCAACCAGCGCAAACGGGCAAGGCTGCTCAAACGCCAGTCTCCCCGCTGCCCGACGATTATTGGGCACGGGCCCAACAAGCTACCGACTCTTTCCCAGACCAACCAATCCGCGTTGTTTCCGGCGCAGCGCGTCGACACTTCACAGGCCCTCGCCCAACTCTGCCAACGCAACTAACCTGGCAAACCGTGCCCCTCCCCGATTCGGTGGTGTGGCTGGCCGCTGCGGCAGTATCCAAACCCGGTACGCTACGCTTGCTGGTGGGGCGCAGTGGAGAAGACGCCACCACGTTCCGGACGGTGCAGCAGGCACTACCCAGCAGCACGGCACCCCTGAACGTAGCCGGCTTACCGGAACTTCATTACCAGCCCGCCCAAGCCAACCAACCCGCTACTGTTCAGCAGCCCGGGCGCACGGGCGTGCCGGTGCTAGCCAACCCGTTGCGTGTGGTGCTGTATGCGGATGCGTCACACACCGAGTCGGCGCGTTATGTGCGGGCGGCATTGCAAGCAGCAGCTATTGGCTTGGCGCAACGCCTGGAAATAACGGCTGGCTCACCCAATGCCACCGCTGCCGGTACCACGCCCGACTGGCTTTTCTGGCTCAGCAGCTCACCTGCCCCGGCCGGCTGGCAAGCACAGGTGCAGCAGGGCGCCAAGCTTTGGCAGGAAGCCGCCGGCGCCGGCAGCAAAGTGGAAACCGAGCTGAACCTTACCGGCCTAGCTACTGCTCCACCCATCGCCATCAGCCGCATGGATACCACCGCCACCACAGCAACCAAGGGCCCCAAGCTGGTGGTATGGCAAGATGGCACCGGCCGCGCACTACTCACGCGCCAGCCTAGCGGCACCGGCAGCTTCTACCACCTCGCAACCCGCCTACAACCCACCTGGAGCGGCCTCCCCGACAGCCCTGCCTTACCGGAGCTGTTCTTGCAGCTGCTGCGGCCGGCCTCAGCGCAGCCCGATGCTTCCGCCCCTACCGACGACCTCCGCCAGCTAGACGCTCGTCAGCTTGCCACTTCGGTTGACCTGCCTGTTGCCTCTACTGCTCAGGCCTCGAAACCACTTGTTTCTCCGTCCAGCGCCATTCGTCAGGCGACTTCAACCACCGATTTGCGGCCCTGGGCGGTACTAGCGGCGCTGCTCCTGTTTGGGGTGGAGCGGTGGCTGGCCAGCCGGCGTACTTCGGTTACCTCTACTTCGTCTTTATGA
- a CDS encoding DUF58 domain-containing protein, translating into MLSPELLYALRNLPLAAKQAAEGFLHGQHQSRRHGVGMEFSQYRPYQPGDDLRRLDWRLAARSDRYYLRESEVDTSLTIHLLLDATASMNHRDDNGLRKLDYARLLLAALAYLATAQGDAVGLTILHPAGLQHLPPRADARQLARLYHALESTEAAGTFPDTGVLAPLTARRQRALTVCVSDLYEQESEIEALLTRLRATSGEVLLLHLLARNELEFTFRGAVTFEDLETGQRLQLDADQQRKTWQQQLQAWLETTAQQARRHGFDYHQLSSADPLDRAMREFLRRRALLS; encoded by the coding sequence ATGCTTTCTCCTGAACTTCTCTACGCCTTGCGCAACTTGCCGCTAGCCGCCAAACAAGCGGCAGAAGGCTTCCTGCATGGGCAGCACCAAAGCCGCCGCCACGGCGTGGGCATGGAGTTCAGCCAATACCGCCCCTACCAGCCTGGCGACGACCTGCGCCGCCTCGACTGGCGCCTGGCCGCCCGTTCCGACCGGTATTATCTGCGCGAGTCGGAAGTAGACACCAGCCTAACCATCCACTTGCTACTGGATGCTACAGCCAGCATGAACCACCGCGACGACAACGGCCTGCGCAAGCTTGATTATGCTCGCCTGCTGCTGGCGGCGCTGGCTTATCTGGCCACCGCGCAAGGCGACGCCGTGGGGCTTACTATTCTGCACCCGGCCGGCTTACAGCACCTGCCACCGCGCGCCGATGCCCGCCAGCTGGCCCGCCTCTACCACGCCCTGGAAAGCACCGAGGCGGCCGGCACCTTCCCCGATACTGGTGTGCTGGCTCCGCTCACCGCCCGTCGTCAGCGTGCCCTTACCGTGTGCGTTAGTGATTTGTATGAGCAAGAATCGGAAATTGAAGCGCTACTGACACGCCTGCGGGCCACTTCCGGCGAAGTACTGCTGTTGCACCTGCTGGCCCGCAATGAGTTGGAATTCACGTTCCGGGGCGCCGTTACGTTCGAGGACCTTGAAACCGGGCAACGCCTTCAGCTCGATGCCGACCAGCAGCGCAAAACGTGGCAGCAGCAGCTACAGGCGTGGTTGGAAACCACGGCGCAGCAAGCCCGCCGCCACGGCTTCGACTACCACCAACTTAGCTCTGCCGACCCGCTGGACCGCGCCATGCGCGAGTTCTTGCGGAGAAGAGCCCTGCTGTCATGA
- a CDS encoding AAA family ATPase, with the protein MTEQDVTRLLAKLPPLREEIAKVIVGQHEVLDEVLVALLAGGHALLEGVPGLAKTLLVRTLASATDLPFRRIQFTPDLMPTDILGTEILEEDHGTGHRSFKFNEGPIFASLVLADEINRTPPKTQAALLEAMQEGHVTYAGQEHALPKPFFLLATQNPIEQSGTYPLPEAQLDRFLLYIRIGYPTEQEELAVLSGTTGTARPQVRSVLSGADVRELQLLVRQVSLSAELLGFVNRLVRATRPATSEVKFIRDYGRWGAGPRAGQALILCAKARALLQGRFAATLEDIRALAPAVLRHRVLLNFNAEAENLTADDAVRELLKAVSV; encoded by the coding sequence GTGACCGAACAAGACGTAACCCGCCTCCTGGCCAAGCTGCCACCGCTACGCGAAGAAATTGCCAAAGTAATTGTGGGGCAGCACGAGGTGCTAGATGAGGTGCTCGTGGCGCTGCTGGCCGGGGGCCACGCGCTGCTCGAAGGCGTGCCGGGCCTGGCCAAAACCCTGCTCGTGCGCACCCTGGCTTCCGCCACCGACCTGCCTTTCCGCCGCATTCAGTTCACCCCAGACCTGATGCCGACTGATATTCTCGGCACCGAGATTCTGGAAGAAGACCACGGCACCGGCCACCGCTCGTTTAAGTTCAACGAAGGGCCCATCTTCGCCAGCCTCGTGCTAGCCGACGAAATCAACCGGACTCCTCCCAAAACCCAGGCAGCATTGCTGGAGGCCATGCAGGAAGGCCATGTCACGTACGCCGGCCAGGAGCACGCGTTGCCCAAGCCCTTCTTCTTGCTAGCTACCCAAAACCCCATTGAACAGTCGGGAACGTATCCGCTGCCGGAAGCACAGCTCGACCGGTTTTTGCTGTATATCCGCATCGGCTACCCTACCGAGCAAGAAGAGCTGGCCGTATTGAGCGGCACCACCGGCACGGCCCGCCCCCAGGTGCGCTCCGTGCTTAGCGGCGCCGACGTGCGCGAATTGCAACTGTTGGTGCGGCAGGTGAGCTTGAGTGCCGAGCTGTTGGGCTTTGTCAACCGCCTGGTGCGCGCCACACGCCCCGCTACGTCTGAGGTGAAATTCATTCGAGACTATGGCCGCTGGGGAGCGGGCCCGCGCGCCGGCCAAGCCCTGATTTTGTGCGCCAAAGCCCGGGCCTTGCTGCAAGGCCGGTTTGCTGCCACCTTGGAAGACATCCGCGCCTTGGCACCGGCCGTGCTGCGCCATCGGGTACTGCTCAACTTCAACGCCGAAGCTGAAAACCTGACTGCCGACGACGCAGTGCGGGAGTTGCTGAAAGCTGTGTCCGTATAG
- a CDS encoding glycerophosphodiester phosphodiesterase yields the protein MLGTSACQDDDDSTMHYNTLDGRPPLVVAHRGASGFLPEHTLEAYQLAIDQGADFIEQDLVLTKDSVLICRHEPFLSGTTNVAELPQFASRKTTKVLDGVPVNDWFASDFTLAEIKTIKAKQPMADRPQQYNGLYNIPTFQEVINLAKAQTLAKRRIIGIYPETKHPTFHENLQLPLTAKLMEALTAAGWNSRVAPVFVQSFEVSNLRAIRSQYHSTVRLVQLLDADDVDANGNLVMRAPYAQPYDFVVAGDPRTFLDLSTNVGLDFIKTYADAIGPWKPYIQPYRSGAMTLLPATNLIARAHSRGLLVHSFTFRNEPRNLLPAYNNDPLNEYKNFYNLGIDGVFTDFTPTARDAKNLILAKPSDLSSTRQGDKK from the coding sequence ATGCTCGGAACCAGTGCTTGCCAAGACGACGACGACAGCACCATGCACTACAACACGCTCGACGGCCGGCCGCCCCTGGTGGTGGCGCACCGCGGCGCCTCGGGCTTTTTGCCAGAACACACGCTGGAAGCCTACCAGCTAGCCATCGACCAAGGTGCCGATTTCATCGAGCAGGACTTGGTGCTAACCAAGGATTCGGTCCTGATCTGCCGGCATGAGCCTTTCCTATCTGGCACCACCAATGTGGCCGAGCTACCTCAGTTTGCGAGCCGCAAAACCACCAAGGTGCTGGATGGCGTGCCGGTGAATGATTGGTTTGCCAGCGACTTTACTTTAGCTGAAATCAAGACCATCAAAGCCAAGCAGCCCATGGCCGACCGGCCGCAGCAGTACAACGGCCTGTACAACATTCCTACCTTCCAGGAGGTAATCAACTTGGCGAAGGCACAGACGCTAGCCAAGCGCCGCATCATCGGTATCTACCCGGAAACCAAGCATCCTACTTTCCACGAAAACTTGCAGTTGCCCCTGACCGCCAAACTCATGGAGGCACTCACAGCGGCTGGCTGGAACAGCCGCGTTGCGCCAGTGTTTGTGCAGTCGTTTGAAGTCAGCAACCTCCGCGCCATCCGCAGCCAATACCATTCAACCGTACGCCTCGTGCAACTCTTGGACGCTGACGATGTAGATGCCAACGGTAACTTGGTTATGCGGGCACCCTACGCGCAGCCATATGATTTCGTAGTGGCCGGCGACCCTCGAACCTTCCTCGACTTGTCGACGAACGTGGGGTTGGATTTCATCAAGACCTACGCCGATGCCATTGGCCCCTGGAAGCCGTACATCCAGCCTTACCGGTCGGGGGCTATGACCTTGTTGCCCGCCACCAATCTGATTGCGCGGGCTCACTCACGAGGGTTGCTTGTGCACTCCTTCACGTTCCGCAACGAACCCCGCAACTTGCTGCCCGCTTACAACAACGACCCCCTCAACGAGTACAAGAACTTCTACAATCTGGGCATCGATGGTGTGTTCACCGACTTCACGCCCACTGCAAGAGATGCTAAAAACCTGATTTTAGCCAAGCCATCTGACCTTTCGTCTACGAGACAGGGCGACAAAAAATAA
- a CDS encoding 1-phosphofructokinase family hexose kinase gives MAHIVTLTLNPTVDKSTSVGKIVAEHKLRCAPPKFEPGGGGINVSRALKRLGADSLAIFPASGPAGTLLQHLLTQEGIDQHPITTINWTRENFIVVDSSTNQQYRFGMPGREVSSDEQNLILETLRALTPAPDFLVVSGSLPPGIEPDFLATIVRQAHEVGTKVVVDTSGPALERVLEEGVFMIKPNVGELSRMAGVDEVDSRAVAAAAKALIREGKSQLIVVSLGPQGACLVTDELVDHIPAPTVKKRSTVGAGDSMVAGVIYALANGKSVREAVRLGVACGTAATMNPGTELFKKEDAERLYNWLLEVMPEVKALS, from the coding sequence ATGGCTCATATCGTCACGCTCACCCTGAACCCAACGGTAGACAAAAGCACTTCGGTAGGAAAAATCGTCGCCGAGCATAAGTTGCGGTGTGCGCCCCCCAAGTTCGAGCCAGGCGGAGGTGGCATCAACGTGTCGAGGGCCCTGAAGCGGCTCGGCGCAGACTCGCTGGCCATATTTCCGGCTAGCGGACCGGCCGGCACCTTGTTGCAGCATTTGCTTACGCAGGAAGGCATCGACCAACACCCCATTACCACCATCAACTGGACCCGCGAAAACTTCATTGTTGTCGATTCTTCCACCAACCAGCAATACCGGTTCGGGATGCCGGGCCGCGAGGTTTCCTCGGACGAGCAAAACCTAATTCTGGAAACGCTGCGCGCCCTTACGCCCGCGCCCGATTTCCTGGTGGTTAGCGGCAGCCTGCCGCCCGGCATCGAACCCGATTTCCTGGCGACTATCGTACGCCAAGCGCACGAAGTGGGCACCAAAGTCGTCGTCGATACGTCGGGGCCGGCCTTGGAACGCGTGCTGGAAGAGGGCGTATTTATGATCAAGCCCAACGTGGGCGAGCTGAGCCGCATGGCTGGAGTTGACGAGGTGGACAGCCGCGCCGTGGCCGCCGCCGCCAAAGCCCTGATCAGAGAAGGTAAAAGTCAACTGATTGTCGTGTCGTTGGGGCCGCAGGGTGCCTGCCTTGTCACCGATGAGCTCGTGGACCACATTCCGGCGCCTACCGTGAAGAAACGGAGCACGGTAGGTGCTGGCGACAGCATGGTGGCGGGTGTTATTTATGCGCTGGCCAATGGCAAATCGGTGCGGGAAGCCGTGCGCCTGGGCGTGGCTTGCGGCACCGCCGCTACCATGAACCCAGGTACCGAGCTGTTTAAGAAAGAGGACGCCGAGCGGCTCTACAATTGGCTGCTGGAAGTGATGCCGGAAGTGAAAGCCCTAAGTTAG
- a CDS encoding DUF2243 domain-containing protein, producing MSNRPHRSPLISAGILMGAGLGGFVDGIVLHQILQWHNMLSNRLPPNTLVAAKVNMYWDGVFHAAVWVMTAIGLRMLWSVGKRHDVPWSGRTFGGALLFGWGLFNVVEGVIDHQVLGLHHVQEYATNKLPWDLAFLGFGVLLLLLGWSLMRAGRYDSASRGSY from the coding sequence ATGAGTAACCGACCCCACCGCTCCCCGTTGATTTCTGCTGGTATCCTGATGGGCGCTGGCCTGGGAGGCTTCGTTGATGGCATTGTCTTGCACCAGATACTGCAATGGCACAATATGCTGTCCAACCGGCTGCCTCCCAATACGCTGGTAGCAGCCAAGGTGAATATGTACTGGGACGGCGTGTTTCATGCGGCCGTATGGGTCATGACCGCCATTGGATTGCGCATGCTGTGGTCGGTGGGCAAGCGGCACGATGTACCGTGGTCGGGGCGCACGTTTGGGGGGGCTTTGCTGTTTGGCTGGGGCCTATTCAACGTGGTAGAAGGCGTTATCGACCACCAAGTATTGGGGCTGCATCATGTGCAGGAGTACGCCACCAACAAGCTGCCCTGGGACTTAGCTTTCCTTGGGTTCGGGGTGCTGCTGCTGTTGCTGGGGTGGTCGTTGATGCGAGCCGGCCGCTACGATAGCGCCAGCCGCGGGAGTTACTAG